The genomic interval CCGCCGAGACGCCGATGCCGTCGACCTTCGAGATCCTCGTACTCAATCCCGAGGAGGTCGAGTTGCTCGCGGTGAAGAGCCAGCCGCACACGAAGCGTGTTTGGAACAAAGCCGGCGCGCAGTGGACGACGGTCTGACCAAAATGCACACGGCCCCGACGTGGTTGTCGGGGCCGTGTGCGTTATCGAAGTTGACGAGCCGTGCTAGCGGCGACGACGGACGAGCAGACCGCAGCCGCCGATCAGCAGTAGACCGGTGGCCGGCTCGGGCACGTTGATGTAGTTCACGTCGGCGGGCAGGATTTCCGCGGGGTTCCCCGATGCGTCACCGAGGATGAACGACAGGTCCTGCGGGTCGAGCGTCGTGTTGTAGATCGCGCCGAGCGAGAGGCCGCTGCCGGACATGTCGGCCGCGGCACCGAGCGTGCCGAGCGTGATGTCGGTCTCCAACTCCGAGAACACGCCGAACCCGGCGGGCAACTCGACGTTGGTCGGAACCAAGCCACCGCTGGGGCTCAACACGGTGACGGCCGACAACCCGTCGAAGGTGTCGGACTGCAAGGTGACATCACCGCCGAGGACATCCACCGTGGCGATGATGTCGAAGCCCACCGTACCGGCGAGCGCGGTGTCAGCGGACGAACTCACAAAAAGCGCGGCGGTGGCCGCGGTAGCAAGCAAGCTTAGTTGACGCATCGTTTCTCCTGTTGGGTTGCGGGTTCCGCAACGAACTCAAGCCGACGATGACCCTCACGGCCGGCATTGGTTCGGGCTGCGATGCAACACTACCGCATTCGCCCAACGAGGCCATCGAAAACCCCGATAACTTGAACCGCGATGGCGGCGTTTTAGTTGATCAGGCTCAGTCTCGACCCTCGGTAACGACGTCGGAGGATCATGACGTTGTGGACGATGGCTCGCAGTAGCATCTCCTGTTCACGACGATGGGCAGACCGGCTACGCAGGTGTGAGCCGAGGTTGCGTTTAATCATGCTGTTGACCGTCTCGACTTTCGCACGTTGCCGGTATGTCACGCCACCGCCGTCGCGGGCGAACTTCTTTCGCATCGCCAGGCGGTATCGGCCGGTGGTTCGTCTGCGGCGACCCTTCCAACGCCGCCCGACCGTCGGCGGGATGATCGACACGACGTTCATGTCGTCTCGGGCGATCCGGTGGTTCTTCTCACTGTCATACCCGGCGTCGGCCACCACCGTGCGGCAGGTGTGGCGCCGCCAGGCGTTAAACAGCAACCCGTCGAAGCTCGGGGCGTCCGAGCCCAAGCCGGTCGATGCGAGGGCCGAGAGGATCACGCCGCTGGTGGTGTCGACACCGATGCCGAGCTTGGGCAGCGTCTTGACCGACTCGGAAGTTCGCTCTGGACGTGGCGATTCGTGACGAGACCGCCGGCAACGGTGTTCGTAATAGCGGCTGGCGTGCCACCGCTCGAAGTACGTCGAGTCGATGCCGCAGACCGGCCCGAGCCAGCCCAACTGGACGAACCAGTTCACTTGCAGGTCCAGCAGGCGGCCCATGACCGAGCCGCGTGTGAGCCGGGCGAAGGCGCGGCAGAGGGTGCTGTGATCGGGCACCTTGGACATGCCGATCGAACTGCCCCAGCCGCTCT from Planctomycetota bacterium carries:
- a CDS encoding PEP-CTERM sorting domain-containing protein (PEP-CTERM proteins occur, often in large numbers, in the proteomes of bacteria that also encode an exosortase, a predicted intramembrane cysteine proteinase. The presence of a PEP-CTERM domain at a protein's C-terminus predicts cleavage within the sorting domain, followed by covalent anchoring to some some component of the (usually Gram-negative) cell surface. Many PEP-CTERM proteins exhibit an unusual sequence composition that includes large numbers of potential glycosylation sites. Expression of one such protein has been shown restore the ability of a bacterium to form floc, a type of biofilm.), with product MLATAATAALFVSSSADTALAGTVGFDIIATVDVLGGDVTLQSDTFDGLSAVTVLSPSGGLVPTNVELPAGFGVFSELETDITLGTLGAAADMSGSGLSLGAIYNTTLDPQDLSFILGDASGNPAEILPADVNYINVPEPATGLLLIGGCGLLVRRRR
- a CDS encoding transposase, with the protein product MLPTCKTPRAVMVMAHELARRCLPGHASKFSRHDFTEAQLFACLCVRKLLGKSYRNTEAILRESGWGSSIGMSKVPDHSTLCRAFARLTRGSVMGRLLDLQVNWFVQLGWLGPVCGIDSTYFERWHASRYYEHRCRRSRHESPRPERTSESVKTLPKLGIGVDTTSGVILSALASTGLGSDAPSFDGLLFNAWRRHTCRTVVADAGYDSEKNHRIARDDMNVVSIIPPTVGRRWKGRRRRTTGRYRLAMRKKFARDGGGVTYRQRAKVETVNSMIKRNLGSHLRSRSAHRREQEMLLRAIVHNVMILRRRYRGSRLSLIN